Proteins encoded in a region of the Sphingopyxis sp. OAS728 genome:
- a CDS encoding YdcH family protein, whose amino-acid sequence MSEAGHDLHALFPDHGPALHALKLGSSNFRQLAEEHHDLQSRIQRVEAGLAAVADDQLEDLKKRRLFTLDEIAALIAIEEEA is encoded by the coding sequence ATGAGCGAAGCCGGCCACGATCTTCATGCGCTGTTTCCGGACCACGGGCCGGCGCTCCATGCACTCAAGCTTGGCAGTTCGAATTTTCGCCAGCTCGCCGAGGAGCATCATGACCTTCAGAGCCGGATTCAGCGAGTCGAGGCCGGTCTTGCGGCGGTCGCCGACGACCAGCTGGAGGACCTCAAGAAACGGCGGCTGTTCACCCTCGACGAGATTGCCGCGCTCATCGCGATCGAGGAGGAGGCGTGA
- a CDS encoding GNAT family N-acetyltransferase: MTLTNAPDTTLSEATETRLQTRSGVDLRLRPVADSDADIVNHFFDGLTADDMQFRFLSGQSHLSSAQLAAMIGVDHRHREHLLAFDAATSKLIASLLIAADDAFVTAEVAISVAPAYKTRGVGWTLLNHAVDLARVRGLKTLRSIESRANRGAMEVERTLGFKASDYDGDATLALLELDLR, from the coding sequence ATGACGCTCACCAATGCGCCCGACACCACGCTCAGCGAGGCGACCGAAACCCGCCTGCAGACCCGCAGCGGCGTCGATCTTCGTCTCCGGCCGGTCGCCGACAGCGACGCGGATATCGTCAATCATTTCTTCGACGGCCTGACGGCGGACGATATGCAGTTCCGCTTCCTAAGCGGCCAGTCGCACCTGTCGAGCGCCCAGCTTGCGGCGATGATCGGTGTCGATCACCGGCACCGCGAGCATCTGCTCGCGTTCGATGCCGCGACATCGAAGCTCATCGCAAGCCTGCTGATCGCCGCCGACGATGCGTTCGTGACCGCCGAGGTCGCGATTTCGGTCGCGCCGGCGTATAAGACACGCGGCGTCGGCTGGACCCTCCTCAACCATGCCGTCGATCTCGCCCGCGTCCGCGGCCTCAAGACGCTGCGGTCGATCGAGAGCCGCGCCAACCGGGGCGCGATGGAGGTCGAGCGGACGCTGGGGTTCAAGGCGAGCGACTATGATGGCGACGCCACGCTCGCTCTGCTCGAACTCGATCTTCGCTGA
- a CDS encoding BON domain-containing protein — MQKKSDGQLQDDVVAELEWDPSVDHADIGVSVNDGVVTLAGYVKSFPQKVAAERAVRRVAGFARLPRN; from the coding sequence ATGCAGAAGAAGAGTGACGGCCAGCTGCAGGATGATGTGGTCGCCGAACTCGAATGGGATCCGAGCGTCGATCACGCCGATATCGGCGTCTCCGTCAACGACGGCGTCGTGACGCTGGCGGGCTATGTGAAGAGTTTCCCGCAGAAGGTCGCGGCCGAGCGCGCCGTACGGCGCGTCGCGGGGTTCGCGCGCTTGCCGAGGAACTGA
- a CDS encoding Crp/Fnr family transcriptional regulator — translation MSDCASCAVRCRAICASLAADEAAELGRMGRRQRVKAGHTLLWEGDEAPTVANVLSGVLKLVVATADGREQIVGLVFPSDFIGRPFGKQSPYRVTAMTDAEVCIFNRQQFDDFAGRHPHLQQKLLHRTLDELDRARHWMMLLGRKSAPEKVASFLLDMEERLPADASETPGGFELPFGRQQIADILGLTIETTCRQLTRMRSDGLVDLPSRRAVRINDRARVAAMAG, via the coding sequence ATGAGCGATTGCGCATCCTGCGCCGTACGCTGCCGCGCCATCTGCGCCAGCCTTGCTGCCGACGAAGCCGCCGAACTCGGCCGCATGGGGCGGCGGCAGCGCGTGAAGGCGGGTCACACCCTGCTCTGGGAAGGCGACGAAGCCCCGACGGTCGCGAATGTCCTGTCGGGCGTCCTGAAGCTCGTCGTTGCCACCGCCGATGGCCGCGAGCAGATCGTCGGGCTCGTCTTCCCTTCCGATTTTATCGGCCGCCCGTTCGGCAAGCAAAGCCCCTACCGGGTCACCGCTATGACCGACGCCGAGGTCTGCATCTTCAATCGCCAGCAGTTCGACGATTTCGCGGGTCGCCATCCGCATCTCCAGCAGAAACTGCTCCATCGCACGCTCGACGAGCTCGACCGCGCGCGGCACTGGATGATGCTGCTCGGCCGCAAGTCGGCACCCGAAAAGGTCGCCTCCTTCCTTCTCGACATGGAAGAGCGGCTGCCCGCCGATGCCAGCGAGACCCCGGGCGGGTTCGAGCTCCCCTTCGGCCGCCAGCAGATCGCCGACATATTGGGGCTGACGATCGAAACGACCTGCCGGCAGCTGACGCGCATGCGCAGCGACGGCCTCGTCGACTTGCCCTCGCGGCGCGCGGTACGGATCAACGACCGCGCCCGAGTGGCAGCGATGGCCGGTTGA
- a CDS encoding response regulator has translation MLIARSGWSEAPPTILIVEDDPAVRRSLLLLLQGRGFAAKAWPAADPALAEAARAAPDCLIVDYRLESSDGIAMLGALRAQGWDGPAILISAYPSGELSARAREAGFALVLEKPLREHMLVDAVTRLTRSGTPPASP, from the coding sequence ATGTTGATCGCCCGATCGGGTTGGAGCGAGGCACCGCCGACCATTCTTATCGTCGAGGATGACCCGGCGGTGCGGCGCTCGCTCCTCCTGCTTCTGCAGGGACGCGGATTTGCGGCAAAGGCCTGGCCCGCCGCCGATCCCGCGCTCGCCGAGGCGGCGCGCGCCGCGCCCGACTGTCTGATCGTCGATTACCGGCTCGAGAGCAGCGACGGGATCGCGATGCTGGGCGCGCTACGCGCGCAGGGCTGGGATGGGCCGGCCATCCTGATCTCGGCCTATCCGTCCGGGGAATTGAGCGCGCGGGCGCGCGAGGCGGGCTTCGCGCTCGTTCTGGAAAAGCCCTTGCGCGAGCATATGCTTGTCGACGCCGTGACAAGGCTCACGCGCAGCGGCACGCCGCCCGCAAGCCCTTGA
- a CDS encoding Hsp20/alpha crystallin family protein: MNDLTPTRTAGSQPAEAELGAMNWLRGELDRMFEEFALPGRSLLSYVPRLVSPLPAVELVDTGPAYKLTAELAGLTEKDIRLEVADGVLLLASEKEESSERREDGHLISERRHGSFRRRIALPADADADKIEAKFKHGLLSVEIAKTEKARDHARKIKIAS; this comes from the coding sequence ATGAACGATCTGACCCCCACCCGCACCGCGGGTAGCCAGCCCGCTGAGGCAGAGCTTGGCGCGATGAACTGGCTGCGCGGCGAGCTCGACCGCATGTTCGAGGAGTTCGCTCTCCCCGGCCGCAGCCTGCTGAGCTACGTCCCGCGGCTCGTGAGCCCGCTCCCGGCGGTCGAACTCGTCGATACCGGCCCGGCCTACAAGCTGACCGCCGAGCTCGCGGGCCTCACCGAGAAGGACATCCGGCTCGAGGTCGCCGACGGGGTCCTCCTGCTCGCGAGCGAAAAGGAGGAATCCTCCGAGCGCCGCGAGGATGGACATCTGATCAGCGAGCGGCGTCACGGCAGCTTCCGGCGCCGCATCGCCCTGCCCGCCGACGCCGATGCCGACAAGATCGAAGCGAAGTTCAAGCATGGCTTGCTCAGCGTCGAGATCGCGAAGACCGAAAAGGCGCGCGATCACGCTCGCAAGATCAAGATCGCCAGCTAG
- a CDS encoding OmpW/AlkL family protein: MKKQHLSLIALAAAAAIPGQAAAKAGDVQFKIFATYVAPDGKISDVKLDRIGLPAGTQTKADDNVTPTVAIEYYVADHISLETIAGVTQHDVNGRGALSGATLVSNAKIVPATLTLKYHFGKEGGIQPYVGAGPSYFIFIDEKPGATTRSLGATRQKMGDKLGAALQAGVDIPVNDKGLALSFDAKRYFLRPTATWYAGTTEVLKTRHKLDPWVISAGVAFRF; this comes from the coding sequence ATGAAAAAACAGCATCTCTCGCTGATCGCGCTGGCGGCCGCCGCCGCGATTCCCGGGCAGGCCGCGGCCAAGGCTGGCGATGTCCAGTTCAAGATTTTCGCGACCTATGTCGCACCCGACGGCAAGATCAGCGACGTCAAGCTCGACCGGATCGGGCTTCCGGCCGGGACACAAACCAAGGCCGACGACAATGTCACGCCGACGGTCGCGATCGAATATTATGTCGCCGACCATATCTCGCTCGAGACGATTGCCGGGGTGACCCAGCATGACGTGAACGGCCGCGGCGCGCTGAGCGGCGCGACGTTGGTGTCGAACGCCAAGATCGTCCCCGCGACGCTGACGCTCAAATATCATTTCGGCAAGGAAGGCGGCATCCAGCCTTATGTGGGGGCGGGTCCGAGCTACTTCATCTTCATCGACGAAAAGCCCGGCGCCACGACCCGGTCGCTCGGCGCGACCCGCCAGAAGATGGGCGACAAGCTCGGCGCCGCGCTCCAGGCCGGGGTCGATATTCCGGTGAACGACAAGGGACTCGCGCTATCCTTCGATGCCAAACGCTATTTCCTGCGTCCGACCGCGACATGGTATGCCGGGACGACCGAGGTGCTGAAGACGCGGCACAAGCTGGATCCCTGGGTGATCAGCGCCGGCGTCGCTTTTCGTTTCTGA
- a CDS encoding BON domain-containing protein, protein MRFASDPKTADHEIAKRIVDMIGWTVAIPEGQVKVKVERGWVTLTGTVEWHFIAKEVARAAGQISGVTGVSNLIKVGDIPTPADVKARIMAAFKRQAGLDASGVSVTTEGSTVTLRGWVKAWGERRMAELAAWSAPGVTDVEDYLAVDS, encoded by the coding sequence GTGCGCTTCGCGTCGGATCCCAAGACCGCCGACCATGAAATCGCCAAGCGGATCGTCGACATGATCGGCTGGACGGTCGCGATCCCCGAGGGGCAGGTCAAAGTGAAGGTCGAGCGCGGCTGGGTCACGTTGACCGGCACCGTCGAATGGCACTTCATCGCGAAGGAAGTCGCGCGCGCCGCGGGACAGATATCGGGGGTCACCGGCGTCTCCAACCTGATCAAGGTCGGCGATATTCCGACCCCTGCGGACGTCAAGGCGCGGATCATGGCAGCGTTCAAGCGTCAGGCGGGTCTCGACGCAAGCGGCGTATCGGTCACCACCGAGGGCAGCACGGTCACACTGCGCGGCTGGGTCAAGGCGTGGGGCGAGCGGCGCATGGCCGAGCTCGCTGCCTGGTCAGCGCCCGGCGTGACCGACGTCGAGGATTATCTCGCGGTCGACAGCTGA
- a CDS encoding zinc-dependent alcohol dehydrogenase family protein, with product MDHGFHAMQLDTPGAPLHRVERAMPTPADGEIRIAITACGVCRTDLHIADGDISGRLPIVPGHEIVGHVDALGAGVTRFELGDRVGVPWLGRSCGTCPYCATGHENLCDAPEFTGFTRDGGFASHVVADARFCLAIPAAFDDLHAAPLLCAGLIGYRAYRMADGAKALGLYGFGAAAHILAQLAIADGTDVYAFTREGDTAGQDFARRLGCVWAGASTEAPPDPLDAAILFAPVGALVPEALRHVRKGGRVICAGIHMSDIPSFSYADLWEERSIRSVANLTRADGAAFLEAAARCGVRTHVTAQPLADANRALDRLRAGEVEGALVLVPEGAARGNP from the coding sequence ATGGACCACGGCTTTCATGCCATGCAGCTCGACACGCCGGGCGCACCGCTGCACCGCGTCGAACGCGCGATGCCGACCCCGGCAGACGGCGAAATCAGGATTGCGATCACCGCGTGCGGCGTATGCCGGACCGATCTCCATATCGCCGACGGCGACATCAGCGGCCGGCTTCCGATTGTCCCGGGCCATGAGATCGTTGGCCACGTCGATGCTCTCGGCGCGGGCGTCACGCGGTTCGAGCTTGGCGACCGGGTCGGCGTGCCTTGGCTCGGCAGGAGCTGCGGCACCTGCCCCTATTGCGCCACGGGCCATGAAAATCTCTGTGACGCGCCCGAGTTCACCGGCTTCACGCGCGACGGCGGTTTCGCTTCGCATGTCGTCGCCGATGCGCGATTTTGCCTCGCAATCCCTGCCGCCTTCGACGATCTTCATGCGGCGCCTTTGCTCTGCGCCGGCCTGATCGGCTACCGCGCGTATCGCATGGCGGACGGCGCGAAGGCGCTCGGCCTCTATGGTTTCGGCGCCGCCGCACATATTCTCGCGCAGCTCGCGATCGCCGACGGCACCGATGTCTACGCCTTCACGCGCGAGGGCGATACCGCTGGCCAGGATTTCGCCCGCCGGCTTGGTTGCGTCTGGGCGGGCGCGTCGACCGAAGCACCGCCGGACCCGCTCGACGCAGCGATCCTCTTTGCGCCGGTTGGAGCACTGGTTCCCGAAGCGCTACGCCATGTCCGCAAGGGCGGACGCGTCATCTGCGCGGGCATTCATATGAGCGACATCCCGTCCTTTTCTTATGCCGATCTCTGGGAGGAAAGGTCTATCCGGTCGGTCGCCAATCTGACCCGTGCCGATGGCGCAGCATTTCTCGAAGCCGCGGCGCGCTGCGGCGTGCGGACGCATGTCACCGCGCAACCGCTCGCCGACGCCAATCGCGCGCTCGACCGGTTGCGCGCCGGCGAAGTCGAAGGCGCGCTCGTCCTCGTCCCCGAGGGCGCGGCTAGGGGGAATCCCTAA
- the ccoN gene encoding cytochrome-c oxidase, cbb3-type subunit I, whose amino-acid sequence MDTLVAKAGGWLGLALLALVMAAVAVDAPFAVHMIIVALAALLMLWATVSRADYEAIARGILKMPADQGVYDDDPVRWGVIANLFWGIAGMAAGLYIALQLAFPALNLNLEYTTFGRLRPLHTSAVIFAFGGNALIATSFYVVQRTCRARLAFPTLARFVFWGYQLFIVLAATGYLMGVTEAREYAEPEWYVDLWLTIVWVAYLVVFTGTIVKRREPHIYVANWFYLSFIVTIAMLHIVNNLSVPASIFGSKSYAAFAGVQDALTQWWYGHNAVGFFLTAGFLAMMYYFVPKQAERPVYSYRLSIIHFWSLIFLYIWAGPHHLHYTALPDWAQTLGMVFSVILWMPSWGGMINGLMTLNGAWDKIRTDPIIRMMVMALAFYGMSTFEGPMMSIKWVNSMSHYTDWTIGHVHSGALGWNGMITFACVYYLVPRLWGRERLYSLRMVNWHFWLATVGIVFYAASMWVAGIMQGLMWREYGADGYLVYSFVESVAAMHPMYLIRAAGGAMYLAGFLIMVFNVWATLSGKVRAEKPMTETPYNAAADRPLAPVPAE is encoded by the coding sequence ATGGACACTCTGGTAGCAAAGGCGGGGGGCTGGCTCGGCCTGGCCCTGCTCGCGCTGGTGATGGCGGCGGTCGCGGTCGATGCGCCCTTCGCCGTCCATATGATCATCGTCGCGCTGGCCGCTTTGCTGATGCTCTGGGCGACCGTGTCGCGCGCCGATTATGAGGCGATCGCGCGCGGGATATTGAAGATGCCCGCCGATCAGGGCGTCTATGACGACGACCCGGTGCGTTGGGGTGTGATCGCGAACTTGTTCTGGGGCATCGCCGGGATGGCGGCGGGACTCTACATCGCATTGCAGCTCGCTTTCCCGGCGCTCAACCTCAATCTTGAATATACGACCTTCGGGCGGCTGCGGCCGCTGCACACCTCGGCGGTGATCTTCGCCTTCGGCGGCAACGCGCTGATCGCGACGAGCTTTTACGTCGTCCAGCGCACCTGCCGCGCGCGGCTCGCTTTCCCGACGCTCGCGCGCTTTGTCTTCTGGGGATACCAGCTCTTCATCGTGCTTGCCGCCACCGGCTATCTGATGGGCGTCACCGAGGCACGCGAATATGCCGAGCCCGAATGGTATGTCGACCTATGGCTGACGATCGTCTGGGTCGCCTATCTGGTCGTTTTCACCGGCACGATCGTCAAGCGCCGCGAGCCGCATATCTATGTCGCCAACTGGTTTTACCTGAGCTTCATCGTCACCATTGCGATGCTCCACATCGTCAACAATCTGTCGGTGCCGGCGAGCATCTTCGGATCCAAGAGCTATGCCGCCTTTGCCGGGGTGCAGGATGCGCTGACGCAATGGTGGTACGGGCATAATGCGGTCGGCTTCTTCCTGACCGCGGGCTTCCTCGCGATGATGTATTATTTCGTGCCGAAGCAGGCCGAGCGGCCGGTGTACAGCTATCGCCTGTCGATCATCCACTTCTGGTCGCTGATCTTCCTCTACATCTGGGCGGGGCCGCACCACCTCCATTACACCGCGCTGCCCGACTGGGCGCAGACGCTGGGCATGGTCTTTTCGGTGATCCTGTGGATGCCGAGCTGGGGCGGCATGATCAACGGTCTGATGACGCTGAACGGCGCGTGGGACAAGATCCGCACCGACCCGATCATCCGCATGATGGTGATGGCGCTCGCCTTCTACGGCATGAGCACCTTCGAAGGCCCGATGATGTCGATCAAATGGGTCAACTCGATGTCGCATTACACCGACTGGACGATCGGCCATGTGCACTCGGGCGCGCTCGGCTGGAACGGCATGATCACCTTCGCCTGCGTCTATTATCTCGTGCCGCGCCTGTGGGGCCGCGAGCGGCTCTACAGCCTGCGCATGGTCAACTGGCACTTCTGGCTCGCGACCGTCGGCATCGTTTTCTACGCCGCGTCGATGTGGGTCGCGGGCATCATGCAGGGCCTGATGTGGCGCGAATATGGAGCCGACGGCTACCTCGTCTACAGCTTCGTCGAAAGCGTCGCGGCGATGCACCCGATGTACCTGATCCGCGCCGCGGGCGGGGCGATGTATCTCGCCGGCTTCCTGATCATGGTCTTCAACGTCTGGGCGACGCTCAGCGGCAAGGTGCGCGCCGAAAAGCCGATGACCGAAACCCCGTACAACGCCGCAGCGGACCGCCCGCTCGCGCCCGTCCCTGCCGAATAA
- a CDS encoding Crp/Fnr family transcriptional regulator gives MIDCLSCIVRNRAICASLRPDELLLLGRMGRRQRVSSGHTLLWEGDDAPVVANVLEGVLKLVAATADGREQIVGIVFPSDFIGRPFGKESPYSVSAISAAELCIFHRDQFDEFAADHPDLQQKLLRRTLGELDRARRWMLLLGRKSASEKVASFLLEMADRLSPPPGAADTTRGFELPFGRQQIADILGLTIETTSRQFTKMRADGLIDLPSRRKIVINDLAALNEMAG, from the coding sequence ATGATCGATTGCCTGTCCTGCATCGTGCGCAACCGCGCCATTTGTGCGAGCCTGCGGCCGGACGAGCTCCTGTTGCTCGGCCGGATGGGCCGGCGCCAGCGCGTGAGCAGCGGGCATACGCTCCTGTGGGAGGGCGACGACGCGCCGGTCGTCGCCAATGTCCTTGAAGGCGTCCTGAAACTCGTCGCCGCCACCGCCGACGGGCGCGAGCAGATCGTCGGTATCGTCTTTCCCTCGGACTTCATCGGGCGGCCGTTCGGGAAGGAAAGCCCGTATAGCGTCAGCGCGATCAGCGCCGCCGAGCTTTGCATCTTCCATCGCGACCAGTTCGACGAGTTCGCCGCCGACCATCCCGATCTCCAACAAAAATTGCTGCGCCGCACGCTAGGCGAACTCGATCGCGCGCGCCGCTGGATGCTTCTGCTCGGGCGCAAGTCGGCGTCCGAGAAGGTTGCTTCCTTCCTGCTCGAAATGGCCGATCGCTTGTCGCCTCCTCCCGGTGCGGCGGATACGACGCGAGGCTTCGAGCTGCCCTTCGGCCGTCAGCAGATCGCCGACATCTTGGGTCTCACCATCGAGACCACGAGCCGCCAGTTCACCAAAATGCGCGCCGATGGCCTGATCGACCTTCCATCCCGCCGCAAGATCGTCATCAACGACCTTGCGGCTCTGAACGAAATGGCAGGCTGA
- a CDS encoding universal stress protein: MKNILLLVHDDHSQEARLQAALDITRAVEGHLTCIDVTPYPLIAGDGFGFAETVVILDERESEAKNKSVISERLSREDVSWSWIDAMDEIANAVLDAADLADLIILNRALDGFPMPDMRDIASRIVARASAPVLAVPETLERFELERALVAWDGRPSAAAALRAAVPLLVFAKEVEIFTAQGSDNHIVPEDAATYLSRHGIAANVRKTDIGKFHADFLISDEAKMFRADYIVMGAYGRGRLRETFGGTTKNLLSKSKFPLLMSH, encoded by the coding sequence ATGAAGAATATCCTGTTGCTCGTACATGACGACCATAGCCAGGAAGCTCGCTTGCAGGCGGCGCTCGATATCACCCGGGCGGTCGAAGGCCATCTGACCTGCATCGACGTCACGCCCTATCCGCTCATCGCCGGTGACGGGTTCGGCTTTGCCGAAACCGTCGTCATCCTCGACGAGCGCGAAAGCGAGGCGAAGAACAAGTCGGTGATCAGCGAGCGCCTGTCGCGCGAGGATGTCAGCTGGAGCTGGATCGACGCGATGGACGAGATCGCGAATGCGGTACTCGATGCAGCCGACCTCGCCGACCTCATCATCCTCAATCGCGCGCTCGACGGCTTTCCGATGCCCGACATGCGCGACATCGCGAGCCGCATTGTCGCGCGCGCGAGTGCGCCCGTGCTGGCGGTGCCCGAGACGCTCGAACGCTTCGAGCTTGAGCGTGCGCTCGTCGCATGGGACGGCCGTCCCTCGGCGGCGGCCGCGCTCCGCGCCGCTGTACCGCTGCTCGTCTTCGCAAAAGAGGTCGAGATCTTCACCGCGCAAGGGTCCGACAATCATATCGTGCCTGAGGATGCCGCGACCTATCTCTCGCGCCACGGCATCGCGGCGAATGTACGCAAGACCGACATCGGCAAGTTTCACGCCGATTTCCTGATCTCCGACGAGGCAAAGATGTTCCGCGCCGATTATATCGTGATGGGCGCTTACGGCCGCGGCCGGCTGCGCGAGACCTTCGGCGGCACCACGAAGAATCTGCTTTCGAAGAGCAAATTCCCTCTGCTCATGAGCCATTGA
- a CDS encoding L,D-transpeptidase family protein, whose product MGTWAKLAGRAALLLGAALLLPLAASAEPSSPHGSVLDAAERLKPGDYIWAPEIAPRGPLMMIVSLATQRGTLYRNGVPIAITTVSTGKAGHETPTGVFTILQRDVDHRSSLYDDAPMPYMQRLTWGGVALHGGTLPGYPASHGCIRLPHGFARLLYGVSRLGMTVIVTDAAAVPRAAPTDPLAVTETRPSDGALLWTPERAPSGPLSIIASATDQRILILRNGTIIGSAPARIEGSMTGTSAFIRRSGVEGPAAWTEVPLPGAIAARTPTSFAGRVHIAADLRALLGPLLVAGTSVIITPDSLRAGGPVPAEILGGDEEGAPDR is encoded by the coding sequence GTGGGAACCTGGGCGAAGCTCGCCGGAAGGGCAGCGCTTTTGCTGGGAGCGGCGCTGCTGTTGCCACTCGCGGCCTCGGCCGAGCCCTCAAGCCCGCATGGGAGCGTGCTCGATGCCGCCGAGCGGTTGAAGCCCGGAGATTATATCTGGGCGCCCGAGATCGCGCCGCGCGGGCCCTTGATGATGATCGTGAGTCTCGCGACCCAGCGCGGCACGCTGTACCGCAATGGCGTCCCGATCGCGATTACCACTGTCTCGACGGGCAAGGCCGGCCATGAAACCCCGACCGGTGTCTTCACCATCCTCCAGCGCGACGTCGACCATCGCTCGAGCCTCTACGATGATGCGCCGATGCCCTATATGCAGCGGCTGACCTGGGGCGGCGTGGCGCTGCACGGCGGCACCTTGCCGGGCTACCCCGCTTCGCACGGTTGCATTCGCCTGCCGCATGGCTTCGCCCGTCTCCTCTATGGCGTCTCCCGGCTCGGCATGACGGTCATCGTCACCGATGCCGCAGCGGTGCCGCGTGCGGCCCCGACCGATCCGCTCGCCGTGACCGAAACGCGCCCTTCCGATGGCGCGCTGCTCTGGACGCCCGAACGCGCGCCCAGCGGCCCCCTGTCGATCATCGCCAGTGCCACAGACCAGCGGATCCTGATCCTTCGTAACGGAACGATCATCGGCTCGGCGCCCGCGCGCATCGAGGGATCGATGACGGGCACTTCCGCCTTCATCCGGCGGTCGGGCGTCGAGGGGCCGGCAGCCTGGACGGAAGTCCCCCTCCCGGGCGCGATCGCCGCGAGGACACCGACGTCGTTCGCCGGGCGCGTCCACATCGCGGCCGATCTGCGCGCGCTGCTCGGCCCGCTTCTGGTCGCGGGAACGAGCGTGATCATCACGCCCGATTCGCTGCGCGCCGGAGGCCCGGTGCCGGCGGAGATTCTCGGCGGGGACGAGGAAGGCGCGCCGGATCGCTAG
- a CDS encoding TraR/DksA family transcriptional regulator, which produces MHSLSEIRAGLVVRLDQLAAEVERLESEKRVPLDDDSAEQAIEREDDETIDARQSAATEQMKAIRLAIARLDAGHYGLCTACGIPIDAARLEAVPHTAHCIDCEREFGG; this is translated from the coding sequence ATGCACAGTCTTTCCGAAATACGCGCGGGCCTGGTCGTGCGCCTCGACCAGCTCGCAGCGGAGGTTGAGCGGCTGGAAAGCGAGAAGCGCGTGCCGCTCGACGACGATTCCGCCGAGCAGGCTATCGAGCGCGAAGACGACGAGACGATCGATGCGCGGCAAAGCGCCGCAACTGAGCAGATGAAGGCAATCCGGCTCGCGATCGCGCGTCTCGATGCCGGCCATTACGGCCTCTGCACCGCGTGCGGCATCCCGATCGATGCCGCGCGCCTCGAAGCCGTTCCGCACACCGCGCATTGCATCGACTGCGAGCGCGAGTTCGGCGGCTGA
- a CDS encoding universal stress protein, with amino-acid sequence MRNLLIHADASPAMAARTETALAIGRRLGAHLSFLICSPFQQFIASDPFGGMYLAREQLAKAQLADAELETRLAAQLAREDVPWDVAIADGDALAALSLAATLADLAIVSLGPRDRRGLAQPTLAGDLAMTVPAPVLALPAESQPLDLDAPVMILWNGSPQAAHALRAAGPLMAGAGSVTMVQVGPDEGRVPAEDALCYLSRHGIHAELRRLDCGALTPEEILERTAKEMAPGLIVMGAYGRPRLRETLFGGVTRYLLEAAPAPLLLAH; translated from the coding sequence ATGCGAAATCTTTTGATTCACGCCGACGCGAGCCCGGCCATGGCCGCGCGCACCGAGACGGCGCTCGCTATCGGACGGCGCCTCGGCGCTCATCTCAGTTTTCTGATCTGCTCGCCCTTCCAGCAGTTCATCGCCTCCGATCCCTTTGGCGGCATGTATCTGGCGCGCGAACAGCTCGCCAAGGCGCAGCTTGCCGATGCCGAGCTCGAGACCCGGCTCGCGGCGCAGCTCGCGCGCGAGGATGTGCCCTGGGACGTCGCCATCGCCGACGGCGATGCGCTCGCGGCGCTCTCGCTCGCCGCGACGCTAGCCGATCTTGCCATCGTATCGCTCGGCCCCCGCGACCGGCGCGGTCTCGCTCAGCCGACGCTGGCGGGCGACCTCGCAATGACTGTGCCCGCGCCCGTGCTCGCGTTGCCCGCCGAAAGCCAGCCGCTCGACCTTGATGCCCCGGTGATGATCCTGTGGAACGGCAGCCCGCAAGCCGCGCACGCCTTGCGCGCCGCTGGGCCGTTGATGGCGGGCGCGGGCAGCGTGACGATGGTGCAGGTCGGGCCGGATGAGGGACGGGTGCCGGCCGAGGACGCGCTCTGCTATCTGTCGCGGCACGGCATTCATGCTGAGCTTCGCCGCCTCGATTGCGGGGCGCTTACGCCCGAGGAGATACTCGAGCGAACCGCGAAGGAAATGGCACCGGGGCTCATCGTGATGGGCGCCTATGGGCGTCCGCGGCTGCGCGAGACCCTGTTCGGTGGGGTGACGCGCTATCTGCTCGAAGCCGCGCCGGCGCCGCTCCTCCTCGCCCATTGA